In Erigeron canadensis isolate Cc75 chromosome 1, C_canadensis_v1, whole genome shotgun sequence, a single window of DNA contains:
- the LOC122594777 gene encoding uncharacterized protein LOC122594777 has translation MTFFQCFFAVFSILGLQCMVYTLVLFGWAFVTITFILCGVFLCLHNVTADSCEAMNQWVENPTAHTTLDDILPCVDNATAQESLLRTKEVTVQLTNVINQVIRNVTNSNFPPDFAPLYFNQSGPMMPTLCNPFNPDFTNRTCEQNEVPLSEATKVYSQYVCHVSSTQVCTTTGRLTPESYRQMSAAIELGYSLYLYGPFLIELQDCTFVRHTFTDISRDHCPGLTRYLDWIYIGLLMVSCAVMFSLVFWVIYGRERRHRVYSRTIVSRSGRGKDM, from the exons ATGACGTTTTTTCAGTGTTTCTTTGCAGTATTTTCGATCCTTGGTCTGCAATGTATGGTTTACAC ATTGGTGTTGTTTGGATGGGCTTTTGTGACCATAACGTTTATTTTATGCGGCGTGTTCCTCTGCCTACATAA TGTGACTGCAGACAGCTGCGAGGCAATGAACCAGTGGGTCGAGAACCCAACAGCTCATACAACTCTAGACGATATCCTTCCATGTGTAGACAATGCCACGGCTCAGGAGAGCTTACTAAGGACCAAAGAAGTCACGGTTCAACTCACAAATGTGATCAACCAAGTCATAAGAAATGTCACAAATAGCAATTTCCCACCTGACTTTGCGCCACTCTACTTCAATCAATCTGGCCCGATGATGCCAACCCTGTGCAACCCATTCAACCCGGATTTCACTAACAGAACATGTGAACAAAATGAAGTACCCTTGAGTGAGGCCACAAAGGTCTACAGTCAATACGTTTGTCATGTTTCATCGACCCAAGTGTGCACTACTACAGGCCGACTAACTCCTGAGTCGTATAGACAAATGTCAGCTGCAATTGAACTTGGCTACTCGTTGTACCTATACGGGCCATTTTTGATTGAATTACAAGATTGCACTTTTGTTAGACATACATTTACTGACATATCGCGTGATCATTGTCCTGGGCTAACGCGTTATCTTGACTGGATTTATATCGGGCTGTTGATGGTGTCATGTGCGGTGATGTTTTCGCTTGTTTTTTGGGTGATTTACGGGAGGGAAAGGAGACATCGGGTGTATTCAAGAACAATAGTTAGTAGAAGCGGACGGGGGAAGGATATGTGA
- the LOC122594761 gene encoding uncharacterized protein LOC122594761, translating to MGMDHHLCWLKKEQEEKILLINSTYIEVDGTSKNAIIGLVGCIILYTGQGKFHQTTTKTLKYIVHQADITAQRLRNVSDDLDAAKKVTVAQVFLPVDVQADIGEIQTKLNASAIQLSERTKDNKEDIHDLLESVRIALIVIAAVMLLWTFLGFSKFFRF from the exons ATGGGAATGGATCATCACTTGTGTTGGCTcaagaaagaacaagaagaaaagaTCCTCTTGATAAATTCAACATATATAGAGGTGGATGGAACATCAAAGAACGCCATTATTGGGCT TGTAGGATGCATTATATTATACACGGGACAGGGGAAATTTCACCAAACTacaacaaaaacattgaaatatATTGTGCATCAAGCCGATATAACTGCTCAGAGGCTACGTAACGTGTCTGATGATCTTGATGCCGCTAAGAAAGTAACCGTGGCACAGGTGTTCTTGCCTGTTGATGTTCAAGCTGACATCGGAGAAATACAAACAAAGCTTAATGCCTCGGCTATTCAACTTTCTGAAAGAACCAAAGACAATAAAGAAGACATTCATGATCTTCTTGaaagtgt AAGAATAGCGTTAATTGTTATAGCTGCGGTGATGCTCTTATGGACGTTTCTTGGATTCAGTAAGTTCTTTCGATTCTAA